In Flammeovirga kamogawensis, the sequence TATCAGATGTTAAAAGTCATATTCAGTTATTTAGGTACGCTCAGGTTAGTGCCGGTGCTATAATACTTAATTATTTACTTATGAAGTTATTTGTTGATGTATTGCATATCTACCCCACGCCATCTAAGATGCTAACCACAGTTGTTTCTGTAATTTTCAGCTACATATCACAGAGTAGATATACATTTAAGGTAAATGCAAAGAAAAAAAAGTGAGTGTTTACAACCACTTCTTTCTCCTAAAATAATTCATCATAAAAATGGTTATAACAAGCATAGTTACCCACATAAAGTGATAAGAATACTCATAATGTAACTCGGGTATGTTATCGAAGTTTGTTCCATAAATACCTGCAATAAAAGTAAGAGGAATAAAGATTACTGAAAACATCGTTAAAGTCATCATCACATTATTTAGTTTAGAACTAACAGTAGTGTGATAAATATTTAACAAGTCTGATAGAATCTCTCTATAACTATCAGAAATCTCATTTACCTGTTTTATATTATTTAAGAGCTCTTTAAAATGTAATTCATTTTCTTCAGAAACATATTCTAAATCCTTTTTGGTAAGTGTTAGAATAATTTCTACTGCAGGTTTTATATTTCTTCGGATGGTGTTTAACTCCCTTTTATAAAAATTAATAAGGTCTAATGTAGAACTCTTTGGGTTGGCTAATAGAATGTCTTCAAGATCTTCAATCTTATCGCCTAATACACTTAATAAATAAATATAATTATCAATTACTAAATCTAAAATTGTAAACAGTAAATAGTCTGCACCAGCATTTACAAGGCTCTTTTTACTTTTTTCTAATCGTTTAATTATAGGTGTAAAAAAGTCTGTAGGTTGCTCTTCAAAAGTAAATACAGCATTATTAGTTGTTACAATACTAAGGTTATTAATTTCAACTCGTTTCTCTTCCGCATCATAATGTAATAACTTTATAGAAACAAAAAGAGATCTTTCATGTTCCTGAATTTTTGGGCGAGCTTCTGTATTTAAAACATCTGAAAGAACAATAGGATTAATATCCATAGACTTTAATTCTTCTATGATCTTAGTATCATGAAGTCCAATAACATTCACCCACGTAACAGATCTATTATCTATAAATGGTTCTATTTCATGAACTCTTTTAAGCTCTTTTTTAATGAAACTAGTAGGTGTATAATCAAATAGACTTATAGTTACATGTTCACTTTTACGTTCTCCTCTAAAAACTATTTCATCAGGCGAAAGCCCTACATTTTCATCTTTATTATATAGCGGTTCTGACATATTATTCTAGTATTCTCCTTTTATTAAAAAGTAAGTGATATGTTTTTTGGGGTTTTCTGGGTAATACCTTAATTGAAGTTCAGCACCTTCTACATAACTATCATAGATGGGCTTATTTACAATTTTAGTAACTTCTATAGACTCTCCTTTGGGAGTAAAATATTGATAAGTGACCTCATATACATCAATCATTCCCACACCTTTTTTTCTACGTGACTGTCCTTTATGAGTAACTTCTGCAGTAATATCTACTCCTGAAGAAGTTAATAATTGATTCCCCAAAGTAGAAAAATAACTACTTCCTTTTAAAACCACAGGCACAGTACTAAAAATAAGAAAGATTAATATTACCATCTGTATTTTTGATGGCTTTTTAGTCTTATCCCAAAAGTAAATTAGAGTTCCATAAGAACCTATGATTGCTAAGTTTAGTAAGAAGGGTAATAAAGTTACATTATCTATTGCAAAATTAACGGGTGGATTTAACCATGTAAAACAAACAAGCACCATTATTACAATAAACTGAATTATCAGCATTATTTTTTTACTCATCTTATTATTTTTTGATAATCTACAACATCTAATACTCTACCAAACTTTTCTCCAACTTGTTTAAAGTGAGCACACTTTTCATACCCACACTTCTCAAACAATCGAATACTTTCTGTATTTTCACCTGTAATGCAAGCAATTAAAACACTAATTCCAACAGATTTTGCTATTTCTTCTAAAGCATTTATAACTCCAAAGGCAATACCTTTTCCTGTACTCTCTGGTTTTAAATAAATTGTAATTTCAGCGGTGCGATCGTAAGCAGCTCTTGTTTTAAAAGCACCAATATAGCAATATCCACAAATGTTACCTTCACTATAAATTAAGAAAGATTGATATTTGGGATGATTTAAAGGGACAGTAGACTTTAACTCTTCTATTGAAATTAAATCCAAGTGAAAGGTTGCTGTGGTATTTTCTATGTAATAATCATAGATCTCTTTTACAATTGAATAGTCTGTATTTTTAAGTTTCTCTAGTTGAAAAATCATAATAAATAAAAAAAGTCAACATTAAAATACAAGATATAACAATCTAGTATTAAATGCTGACTTAATTTCTAATCAATCTATTTTCGGGTTTTACTCCTTAATTATACTCTTAGATAACTTTCTAGTTTTAATAAAATACATGCCATTAGGAAACTGACTTAAATTAATTGTCACTGTGTTAGTATTCTCTATTTTTTGTGACAATACTATTTGTTGTCCGTTAGCATCAAAAACTTTTAATGTTGATAATTCTATTTCGTCTCCTGTAACTGTAAAAGTATTTACAAAAGGGTTTGGATACGTAAACAGTGATAGTACCGTTTCAGCTTCTCCATTTTGATATACTAATACAGAAGAAAAGCTTTCATTTTTATCAAAATCTACTTGATGTAGACGATAATAAGATTTTCCATTGAAAGGAGAATCATCTGTAAAGTTATATGTTAATTTTACTGCTGAATTTCCAGCACCTTCTATCTCTGTAATTGTTTCCCAATGTTTTCCATCAGAAGATTTTTGTACTTCAAAATAATCATTATTTAATTCTGATGATGTTTCCCATTTTAGTGTAACACTACCATCCTGATTTCCACTTAAAGTGAAAAAACTTAGCGTAATTGGTAAATCAAAACTTACAGATGCAGCTGTTTCTCCAAAATGAGTCCCTCCTCCATCTCCACCTTGGTATTGAGCAAAAGATGAAGTAATAGTGATAATATATAAAAGAGTTGTGATATATTTTAACATAGTAGCCTGTGTTGAGTTGAATTATTAATTAGCTGTTCTTCCTGCTCTACCCGAAACATAATTTGAACGGATTGAAAAAGTTTTTGAAGCACTAAACCTATTTGAAGTTCTCATTAATGTTCCATTTTCTTTAAATGAAGTTCCTCTAAGACCTGTACCTACGGCGTCAGTTCCTGGCCAGTTTAGAACATCGGCATTACCATCTGTATCTATCTCTCCATTACCATGTAAACCTGTAAAACTTCTACCTGTAGTATTTCCTACAGTAATCCAAAGCTCTCTCATATTACCTGCAATATTCATGATCCCATAATACGTAGCACCACTAGAGACTCTATTGCTATTTGCATAAGAAGCATATGCTCCTACTCTTAATACATTACCATCCTCATCTCCACTAACTGTTTCATAATTTGCATTACCTATTGTTGTATTTGATGTATCAATAATTGACTCGTCAATAGCTTCTGAATCACTATCTAAGCTATTGATTAAGTCTATTACATTAGAATAATAAACCTCTGAAGAAACTTGATTTGTTCCCCAAGGAAATTCACCTGCAACTGGTGTTGCTGTCCCTCTACAAAGTTTCTCGAATTCTAATTCTGTGATAGGTCTTAAAGCTGCCCAATCAAAATAAGCAACTAAATCTGCCCATTGTAATCTTCCATAAGGAACATGTGGAACATTTGAATGTAACTCCCCATCAACAACAGAAATATCATTTCTTGTAGATGGTTTGTTATAATCATCTTCTAATCTATTTACTTTTTGTTGCTCAGTTAATGTATTAATAAAATTTACATATTCACCTTGTGTTACTTCATATTTCATGCAATAGAATGCTGAAAAACCTTTAGGGAAATTTGAAGGTACAGTTACTGTTGTACCCACAATTGCATCGCCTCTATCTGTATTTCCATCATTATCATAGAATAAGCTGTCTTTTGTCGATTCAATATTAATTGTATTTTCTGAAAGTACTTGATATGTATCAGAAGTATTAGTCCCCTCATCATATTTATAAAAATGAGCCGTTTCTTTTCCTCCAGAACCTAAGTGAAAAGAAGCCGTAGGAACATAAACCATTTCTATAGCGAATACGCGAATATTTAGTTCATCATTACTTGTTATCCCATCTTCTTCATAATCCCAAGTCATACTTACATTATAAGATACATCTCCATTTAAATCTAGAGACCCATCACTATATATAAACATACCGTGACCATACCCAGTACCTGAATCATTATTAATATCAAGTTTTGGGTTTGGATAAGAACTATCTCCATCCTCTACACTATTTGCTAAAGCAGAAGTATTAATAGAAAGATGCCCCCATTTACCTGTAGATTCGTTTTGGTATTTTAAGAATACCCATGCTGCATCCCAGTTAGAAGGTGAAGTTGTTACTCTCCAAGAGTTTTCCCATGTAATTGTAAAAGAAATATCTGCTGTTTTTGAAGAAGTATCTGGTTCACTTAAAATAACATTCGTAACTGTTATATTATTTGCATTGCAAATTAAGTCAGTCATTAAAAGACATAAACTTATAAAGAGTAATTTTTTAATATCAAGTAGTCGAAATTTAGTTTTCCATTCCATAGCATTGTGAATAAATAGAATATTTTGAATAATTATAGTAGTAGAGCCTTGACAACAAATGTATACAAAACATAGCCTTCAATACAGCCACTTATTGACTGCTAATAACACTTTATTCTCTTTTATTAGATATGTAGAATTACTACTCATCTTTAAGGTTAGTTGTGCTTTAATAGAGATAAAGAATACAAAAAACACTCGAATTGAATTGTAGAATTGATGTCATAAGTAATATTGTCTACAAAAAAATAGGTAAGAGAAATAACCTGTAGCGGTTATATTTATCGATAATCAAAATTAGAAAAGCTCTATTTAAATTATTAGCAGAATTTCTGATAATAATTTCATTTATAGGTTTATTATTTAGCCAATGAAAAATATGCTATTTTAAAAAAAATCTGTGCTAAATATAAGCTAACAAACTATTAAACAACAGATTACATAAAAAGCAATTACTTTAAAAAGTGATTAAACAAAAAAACACCTTAAAAAGGTGTAGTCTGTTACTCTTAAAAAGCATAGTAGATCAACTTTATAAATTAGCCAATATACTTATTAAATAAGTGTTCTAGTATTTCTTCTGGAGGATGAATGCATAACCCAGGATGTACTTTAGAGCTTTGTATTAATGTACTCCTTGTTGCTGTTAGCCATCTAAATCTATTTGGTAAATCTTGTTCGCCAATT encodes:
- a CDS encoding GNAT family N-acetyltransferase produces the protein MIFQLEKLKNTDYSIVKEIYDYYIENTTATFHLDLISIEELKSTVPLNHPKYQSFLIYSEGNICGYCYIGAFKTRAAYDRTAEITIYLKPESTGKGIAFGVINALEEIAKSVGISVLIACITGENTESIRLFEKCGYEKCAHFKQVGEKFGRVLDVVDYQKIIR
- a CDS encoding T9SS type A sorting domain-containing protein; translation: MLKYITTLLYIITITSSFAQYQGGDGGGTHFGETAASVSFDLPITLSFFTLSGNQDGSVTLKWETSSELNNDYFEVQKSSDGKHWETITEIEGAGNSAVKLTYNFTDDSPFNGKSYYRLHQVDFDKNESFSSVLVYQNGEAETVLSLFTYPNPFVNTFTVTGDEIELSTLKVFDANGQQIVLSQKIENTNTVTINLSQFPNGMYFIKTRKLSKSIIKE
- a CDS encoding SUMF1/EgtB/PvdO family nonheme iron enzyme — protein: MTDLICNANNITVTNVILSEPDTSSKTADISFTITWENSWRVTTSPSNWDAAWVFLKYQNESTGKWGHLSINTSALANSVEDGDSSYPNPKLDINNDSGTGYGHGMFIYSDGSLDLNGDVSYNVSMTWDYEEDGITSNDELNIRVFAIEMVYVPTASFHLGSGGKETAHFYKYDEGTNTSDTYQVLSENTINIESTKDSLFYDNDGNTDRGDAIVGTTVTVPSNFPKGFSAFYCMKYEVTQGEYVNFINTLTEQQKVNRLEDDYNKPSTRNDISVVDGELHSNVPHVPYGRLQWADLVAYFDWAALRPITELEFEKLCRGTATPVAGEFPWGTNQVSSEVYYSNVIDLINSLDSDSEAIDESIIDTSNTTIGNANYETVSGDEDGNVLRVGAYASYANSNRVSSGATYYGIMNIAGNMRELWITVGNTTGRSFTGLHGNGEIDTDGNADVLNWPGTDAVGTGLRGTSFKENGTLMRTSNRFSASKTFSIRSNYVSGRAGRTAN
- a CDS encoding DUF3592 domain-containing protein, translated to MSKKIMLIIQFIVIMVLVCFTWLNPPVNFAIDNVTLLPFLLNLAIIGSYGTLIYFWDKTKKPSKIQMVILIFLIFSTVPVVLKGSSYFSTLGNQLLTSSGVDITAEVTHKGQSRRKKGVGMIDVYEVTYQYFTPKGESIEVTKIVNKPIYDSYVEGAELQLRYYPENPKKHITYFLIKGEY
- the corA gene encoding magnesium/cobalt transporter CorA — translated: MSEPLYNKDENVGLSPDEIVFRGERKSEHVTISLFDYTPTSFIKKELKRVHEIEPFIDNRSVTWVNVIGLHDTKIIEELKSMDINPIVLSDVLNTEARPKIQEHERSLFVSIKLLHYDAEEKRVEINNLSIVTTNNAVFTFEEQPTDFFTPIIKRLEKSKKSLVNAGADYLLFTILDLVIDNYIYLLSVLGDKIEDLEDILLANPKSSTLDLINFYKRELNTIRRNIKPAVEIILTLTKKDLEYVSEENELHFKELLNNIKQVNEISDSYREILSDLLNIYHTTVSSKLNNVMMTLTMFSVIFIPLTFIAGIYGTNFDNIPELHYEYSYHFMWVTMLVITIFMMNYFRRKKWL